One genomic window of Litoribacterium kuwaitense includes the following:
- a CDS encoding GNAT family N-acetyltransferase: protein MIQRLDHTKKAVAQRILHVQQPAYEIEEVRIGFKGIPALRDTVKDIQTSHEQFFGYIVEETLAGMLAYECCNRTTWNISRLVVHPDFFRRGIAKALLRYTIEACPPEYALTVSTALANTPAVHLYEKHRFYRKRYDVVRAGLMMVTFEHDGDSNK, encoded by the coding sequence ATGATTCAACGATTAGACCATACGAAAAAGGCTGTTGCACAACGTATTTTACACGTACAACAACCTGCCTATGAAATCGAAGAAGTGCGTATTGGTTTTAAAGGCATCCCGGCCTTGCGCGACACGGTTAAGGACATACAAACATCTCATGAGCAATTCTTCGGTTATATCGTTGAAGAAACGCTCGCAGGCATGCTTGCTTACGAATGCTGTAATCGCACGACTTGGAACATTAGCCGTCTCGTCGTTCATCCTGACTTTTTCCGAAGAGGCATTGCTAAGGCGCTGCTCCGATACACGATTGAAGCGTGCCCGCCAGAATATGCCCTTACCGTCAGCACGGCACTGGCAAATACGCCAGCCGTTCACTTGTACGAAAAGCACCGTTTTTACCGTAAACGTTATGATGTGGTTCGTGCTGGCTTAATGATGGTTACGTTCGAACACGACGGTGATTCAAACAAGTAA
- a CDS encoding ethanolamine utilization protein EutH, whose amino-acid sequence MYEWIIGVITVGMVLGVIDAIRGHKWGIGQAFEKGFHAMGPLALSMIGMISLAPVIASILRPIVTPVLTAVGVDPSIFATVFLAIDMGGYSLAEELALSRDAALFSGVLLGTMLGPTLTFTIPVALGLIAKEDRSFFSLGVLCGLITIPLGLIVGGLSAGFSLVFIVLNTWPVMVGSLFLGLGLWRWPERILQWFQWFSKGVTIVILIGLAAVIVETLLGWVVIPGLTPFSESAVIVGRIAIVLAGAFPLVWMLEKALYRWNKGSEQWRTGLLGVITSMAHAIPMFQFTKKMSPRGKVVNFAFCVSGAFVLGGHLGYTATVASEMVGPMVIGKLAAGVTAIVLAFYWPMAASVKH is encoded by the coding sequence ATGTACGAATGGATCATCGGTGTGATTACTGTTGGAATGGTTTTAGGGGTTATCGATGCAATTCGCGGACATAAGTGGGGAATCGGACAAGCGTTTGAAAAGGGATTTCATGCGATGGGACCCCTCGCGCTTTCGATGATTGGCATGATCTCGCTTGCTCCAGTCATCGCTAGTATTTTGCGTCCGATCGTTACGCCTGTTTTGACAGCCGTTGGCGTAGACCCCTCGATATTTGCCACAGTTTTTTTAGCGATTGATATGGGAGGGTATTCTCTTGCTGAGGAGTTAGCCCTTTCCAGAGACGCTGCTCTGTTTTCCGGAGTGCTGCTCGGGACGATGCTCGGTCCAACACTAACGTTTACAATCCCAGTGGCACTCGGCTTAATTGCTAAAGAGGATCGCTCGTTTTTTAGCCTCGGTGTGCTTTGTGGTTTGATAACGATTCCACTCGGCTTGATTGTCGGGGGACTTAGTGCGGGATTTTCCTTGGTTTTTATCGTGCTCAATACGTGGCCGGTCATGGTCGGCAGCCTGTTTCTTGGCTTAGGGCTATGGCGCTGGCCAGAGCGTATCCTTCAATGGTTTCAATGGTTCTCAAAAGGTGTCACCATCGTGATTCTGATTGGGTTGGCGGCGGTGATCGTTGAAACATTGCTCGGGTGGGTCGTCATTCCTGGGTTAACGCCGTTCTCTGAAAGTGCCGTCATCGTTGGGCGTATCGCCATAGTGCTCGCCGGTGCCTTTCCGCTTGTATGGATGTTAGAGAAAGCTCTTTATCGATGGAATAAAGGTTCGGAGCAATGGCGAACGGGCCTGCTTGGCGTCATCACGAGCATGGCCCATGCGATTCCGATGTTCCAGTTTACAAAAAAGATGTCGCCAAGAGGAAAAGTCGTCAATTTTGCTTTTTGTGTCAGCGGTGCTTTCGTTCTTGGAGGACATCTCGGCTATACAGCAACGGTCGCTTCGGAGATGGTCGGCCCTATGGTGATTGGGAAGCTTGCTGCTGGAGTCACCGCTATCGTTTTAGCTTTTTATTGGCCAATGGCGGCTTCTGTTAAGCATTAA